In a genomic window of Saccharothrix sp. HUAS TT1:
- a CDS encoding (2,3-dihydroxybenzoyl)adenylate synthase: MRDGFVPWPPDVAARYREAGYWRGRSLGDHLRDRLDEHRDREALVDGPVRLTRGQLADRADGCAARLLDAGLEPGDTVLVQLPNTWEFVVLTLACLRAGIVPVLALPAHRGHELRYLAAHAEVAAVAVPDRVGDFDHRALARDVIAATPSARLLLVAGDEPGEGAVDLRRLAGSPGDRERLDAIDVPGDAVAVLLLSGGTTGLPKLIPRTHDDYEYNARRSAEVCGFDQDTTYLVALPVSHNFPLACPGVLGTLAVGGKVVLSRGPDPDRALPLMAREGVTATAVVPAVAQRWLDAITSGRHAAPPSLRLLQVGGARLAPEVARRVEPVFGATLQQVFGMAEGLLNYTRLDDDAEVRTQTQGRPMCPDDEVLVVAADGLPVPPGEPGALLTRGPYTPRGYFRAPEHNARAFTPDGWYRTGDVVRRHPSGNLVVDGRDKDMINRGGEKVSAEEVEDLVYRVPGVARVAVVAVPDDVLGERVCAVVVPAPGHELTLAAVRDALTAMQVARYKLPERLEIVADLPETRIGKIDKHALRELIGGR, from the coding sequence CCGCGAGGCCGGCTACTGGCGTGGCCGGTCCCTCGGCGACCACCTGCGCGACCGCCTGGACGAGCACCGCGACCGCGAAGCCCTGGTGGACGGGCCGGTCCGGCTGACCCGCGGGCAGCTCGCCGACCGGGCCGACGGGTGCGCGGCCCGGCTGCTCGACGCCGGGCTGGAACCGGGCGACACCGTGCTCGTCCAGCTGCCCAACACCTGGGAGTTCGTCGTCCTCACCCTGGCGTGCCTGCGCGCGGGCATCGTGCCGGTGCTGGCCCTGCCCGCCCACCGCGGCCACGAGCTGCGGTACCTGGCCGCGCACGCCGAGGTCGCGGCCGTGGCCGTGCCCGACCGCGTCGGCGACTTCGACCACCGGGCGCTGGCCCGGGACGTCATCGCGGCCACGCCCTCCGCGCGGCTGCTGCTGGTGGCGGGCGACGAGCCCGGCGAGGGCGCGGTGGACCTGAGGCGGCTCGCCGGGTCGCCCGGCGACCGGGAACGGCTCGACGCGATCGACGTGCCCGGCGACGCCGTCGCCGTGCTGCTGCTGTCCGGCGGCACCACGGGCCTGCCGAAGCTCATCCCGCGCACCCACGACGACTACGAGTACAACGCCCGGCGCAGCGCCGAGGTCTGCGGGTTCGACCAGGACACCACCTACCTGGTGGCGCTGCCCGTGTCGCACAACTTCCCGCTGGCCTGCCCCGGCGTCCTCGGCACGCTCGCGGTCGGCGGGAAGGTGGTGCTGAGCCGCGGCCCGGACCCGGACCGCGCGCTGCCGCTGATGGCGCGGGAGGGCGTCACGGCGACCGCGGTCGTCCCGGCCGTCGCCCAGCGGTGGCTGGACGCGATCACCTCGGGCCGGCACGCCGCGCCGCCGTCCCTGCGGCTGCTCCAGGTCGGCGGCGCGCGGCTGGCGCCCGAGGTGGCCCGCCGGGTCGAGCCGGTCTTCGGCGCCACCCTCCAGCAGGTGTTCGGCATGGCCGAGGGGCTGCTCAACTACACCCGGCTGGACGACGACGCCGAGGTCAGGACGCAGACCCAGGGCCGGCCGATGTGCCCGGACGACGAGGTGCTGGTGGTGGCCGCCGACGGCCTGCCGGTGCCGCCGGGCGAGCCGGGCGCGCTGCTCACCCGCGGCCCGTACACGCCGCGCGGCTACTTCCGCGCGCCCGAGCACAACGCCCGCGCGTTCACCCCGGACGGCTGGTACCGGACCGGCGACGTCGTGCGCCGGCACCCGTCCGGCAACCTCGTGGTGGACGGCCGGGACAAGGACATGATCAACCGGGGTGGCGAGAAGGTCTCGGCCGAGGAGGTCGAGGACCTGGTGTACCGGGTGCCCGGGGTGGCCCGCGTCGCCGTCGTCGCGGTGCCGGACGACGTGCTCGGCGAACGGGTCTGCGCGGTCGTGGTGCCCGCACCCGGCCACGAGCTGACCCTGGCGGCCGTCCGGGACGCGCTGACCGCCATGCAGGTCGCCCGCTACAAGCTGCCGGAACGGCTGGAGATCGTGGCCGACCTGCCCGAGACCAGGATCGGCAAGATCGACAAGCACGCGCTGCGCGAGCTGATCGGCGGGCGCTGA
- a CDS encoding IS3 family transposase yields the protein MAHKAIFEYIEGWFNTRRLHSSLGYLSPATYEATRHHPADRVA from the coding sequence ATGGCGCACAAGGCGATCTTCGAGTACATCGAGGGTTGGTTCAACACCCGCCGCCTGCACTCCAGCCTCGGCTACCTCAGCCCAGCCACCTACGAAGCAACCCGACACCACCCGGCGGACCGGGTAGCCTGA
- a CDS encoding helix-turn-helix domain-containing protein: protein MGDIGASGQMIALAREAKGWRQSDLARAAGMAQGSVSKVERGLLALDEEGLTKVADVLEVPGSLLRGDHELHGMESTCLHNRRRASRMPVATLKRVEGLAQLVALSTKLLLQHEPVPVLVRQPPESCLAPPQVARALRLAWRVPSGPVDDLVGLLERMGVIVVVRGLGTDAQDAVSLWPAGAAPVVLLNTGLPPDRARFTLAHELGHLVLHGVPGEGQEDEANAFAAELLTPADAIRPELEGLTLRDFGRLARLKSRWKVSMAALIQRAHQLDCISPSQFKSFRIKLNQYGWAKREPGELVPEVPTALTAAIEKHLADGLGVEELAELALMRPEQFRRHYLPVDEPPRHAATRNL, encoded by the coding sequence TTGGGCGACATCGGGGCATCCGGGCAGATGATCGCGCTCGCCCGTGAGGCCAAGGGGTGGAGGCAGAGCGACCTGGCCCGCGCCGCCGGGATGGCGCAGGGATCGGTGTCGAAGGTCGAGCGCGGTCTGCTGGCACTGGACGAGGAGGGCCTGACCAAGGTCGCCGACGTGCTCGAAGTGCCAGGCTCCCTGCTGCGGGGCGATCACGAGCTGCACGGCATGGAGTCGACCTGCCTGCACAACCGGCGCAGGGCGAGCCGGATGCCGGTGGCCACACTCAAGCGGGTCGAAGGGCTGGCGCAACTCGTCGCCCTGTCCACCAAGCTGCTGCTGCAGCACGAGCCAGTGCCGGTGCTGGTGAGGCAACCGCCGGAGTCCTGCCTGGCCCCGCCGCAGGTCGCCCGCGCCCTGCGGCTCGCCTGGCGGGTTCCCTCCGGTCCGGTGGACGACCTGGTGGGCCTGCTGGAGCGGATGGGCGTGATCGTCGTGGTCCGAGGACTGGGCACGGACGCTCAGGACGCCGTCAGTCTGTGGCCCGCGGGGGCGGCCCCGGTGGTCCTGCTCAACACCGGACTGCCTCCCGATCGCGCGCGTTTCACCCTGGCGCACGAACTGGGGCACCTGGTGCTGCACGGGGTGCCGGGGGAGGGACAGGAGGACGAGGCCAACGCCTTCGCCGCCGAACTCCTCACCCCCGCCGACGCGATCCGCCCGGAGCTGGAAGGGCTGACCCTGCGCGACTTCGGCAGGCTCGCCCGCCTGAAGAGCCGCTGGAAGGTCTCCATGGCCGCGCTGATCCAGCGCGCCCACCAGCTGGACTGCATCAGCCCGTCGCAGTTCAAGTCCTTCCGGATCAAGCTCAACCAGTACGGCTGGGCCAAGCGCGAGCCGGGGGAGCTGGTCCCCGAGGTGCCCACGGCGCTGACCGCCGCGATCGAGAAGCACCTGGCCGACGGCCTCGGCGTCGAGGAGCTGGCGGAGCTCGCGCTCATGCGGCCAGAGCAGTTCAGGCGCCACTACCTGCCCGTCGACGAACCGCCGCGGCACGCGGCTACCCGGAACCTGTGA
- a CDS encoding FAD-dependent monooxygenase, whose translation MTHPVIISGGGPAGLMLGHELALAGVDVVVLERLAAIGDYCPGQGLNTTSVELLEQRGLLDALAEHRDRSETGGTHFAMLWLDDSALAGRHRRGTLVGQQHLERLLEERAVKLGADVRRGHELTGFDQDDDGVTVTVAGPDGRYELRGSYLVGADGEGSRVRELAGIAFPGAGEPCHGLVADVEVDVEALPEIHRRPRFSPVGGMYSAVLTEPGLVRVITAEFGVDPPDGPPTAEELRQRVLALNGEEFPEVPTRWVRRYGGPTRNAERYRAGRVFLVGDAAHTFFPLAGLRINACLQDAVNLGWKLAAALRGWAPDELLDTYDAERRPAGGRAGATADAQLALVHPVRRVAPLRALFERLLRLPDANHHLLELSTGLDVDYAPDCPSPLVGRRLPHVGLTCGTTSTSVAEVQHGGRGVLIDFSDGDFASHAAGWRDRVDLVEAAPAPGIDATAVLLRPDGHVAWASTADEAEVSESGGRRRLVAALERWFGRPSAA comes from the coding sequence ATGACCCATCCTGTGATCATCTCGGGCGGTGGACCGGCCGGGCTGATGCTCGGTCACGAGCTGGCGCTGGCCGGTGTCGACGTCGTCGTGCTGGAGCGGCTGGCGGCGATCGGCGACTACTGCCCGGGGCAGGGGCTCAACACGACCTCGGTGGAACTGCTGGAGCAGCGCGGCCTGCTGGACGCCCTGGCCGAGCACCGCGACCGGAGCGAGACCGGCGGCACCCACTTCGCGATGCTGTGGCTGGACGACTCCGCGCTGGCGGGCAGGCACCGGCGCGGCACGCTGGTCGGGCAGCAGCACCTGGAGCGGCTGCTGGAGGAGCGGGCGGTCAAGCTCGGCGCGGACGTGCGCCGGGGCCACGAGCTGACCGGGTTCGACCAGGACGACGACGGCGTGACCGTCACCGTGGCCGGTCCGGACGGCCGGTACGAGCTGCGGGGCAGCTACCTCGTCGGCGCGGACGGCGAGGGCAGCCGGGTCCGCGAGCTGGCCGGGATCGCGTTCCCCGGCGCGGGCGAGCCCTGCCACGGGCTGGTGGCCGACGTCGAGGTCGACGTCGAGGCGCTGCCCGAGATCCACCGCCGACCGCGCTTCTCGCCGGTCGGTGGGATGTACTCCGCGGTGCTGACCGAGCCGGGGCTGGTCCGGGTGATCACCGCCGAGTTCGGCGTCGACCCGCCGGACGGCCCGCCGACGGCCGAGGAGCTGCGGCAGCGGGTGCTGGCGCTCAACGGCGAGGAGTTCCCGGAGGTCCCGACCCGCTGGGTGCGCCGCTACGGCGGTCCGACCCGGAACGCGGAGCGCTACCGCGCCGGGCGGGTGTTCCTGGTCGGCGACGCCGCGCACACGTTCTTCCCGCTCGCCGGCCTGCGGATCAACGCCTGCCTCCAGGACGCGGTGAACCTCGGGTGGAAGCTCGCCGCCGCCCTGCGCGGGTGGGCGCCGGACGAGCTGCTGGACACCTACGACGCCGAGCGCCGACCGGCGGGCGGCCGGGCGGGTGCCACGGCGGACGCGCAGCTGGCGCTCGTCCACCCGGTGCGCCGGGTCGCGCCGCTGCGCGCCCTGTTCGAGCGGCTGCTGCGGCTGCCCGACGCCAACCACCACCTGCTGGAGCTGTCCACCGGGCTGGACGTCGACTACGCGCCGGACTGCCCGTCGCCGCTGGTCGGCCGCAGGCTGCCGCACGTCGGGCTGACGTGCGGGACCACGTCGACCAGCGTGGCCGAGGTGCAGCACGGCGGCCGGGGCGTGCTGATCGACTTCTCGGACGGCGACTTCGCCTCGCACGCGGCGGGGTGGCGCGACCGGGTGGACCTGGTGGAGGCCGCGCCCGCGCCCGGCATCGACGCGACCGCCGTGCTGCTGCGCCCGGACGGGCACGTGGCGTGGGCGAGCACGGCGGACGAGGCGGAGGTGTCGGAGTCCGGTGGGCGGCGCCGGCTGGTGGCCGCGCTGGAGCGGTGGTTCGGGCGGCCGAGCGCCGCGTGA
- a CDS encoding type I polyketide synthase: MSNEDKFRDYLKRATQDLRQARRRIGELEAAQREPVAVVGMACRYPGGLATPEDLWRLVADEVDAVGPFPRDRGWDLDGLFDDDPDAVGRSYVRQAGFLADAAGFDHGLFGLSPREALAMDPQQRLLLETTWEAFERAGIAPDSVRGSDTGTFVGVMYNDYASRLSPAPEGFEGYIANGSLGSVASGRIAYTFGLEGPAVSVDTACSSSLVALHLAAQSLRRGECSLALAGGVAVMSTPNTFIEFSRQRGLSPDGRCKAFSDAADGTGWAEGVGVLLLERLSDAQRNGHRILAVIRGSAINQDGASNGLTAPNGPSQERVIRQALNNAGLSAGDVDAVEAHGTGTRLGDPIEAQALLATYGQGRETPLWLGSLKSNIGHAQAAAGVGGVIKMVMAMRHGVLPRTLHVDRPSTRVDWSAGAVSLLTEARSWPAGERPRRAAVSSFGISGTNAHVILEEPPAAEVTEPFDGVVPLVLSAPGAGGLRAQAERLRRWLVERPDVDHAAVARELVSGRATFEHRAVVVGGRDDLLDGLAALAEGREAAGLVRGRAPAGRAKAVFVFPGQGSQWVGMARGLWDASEVFRDRLTECARALDPHLGRDLLDVLLHDGDLDRVDVVQPALWAVMVSLAEVWRSCGVVPDAVVGHSQGEIAAACAAGALSLEDGARVVALRSRAIAGLAGSGGMASVALPVSEVRARIGDLDVSVAAVNGPTSTVVSGPTAPLEAFLGGLDGVRVRRVPVDYASHSSQVDSLRRELLDALAPVAPRPSATAFYSTVTGTPVDTRELDARYWFRNLREPVELERTTRALLADGFRAFVEVSPHPVLVVGLGETFEDADVPAVAVPTLRRDEGGRDRLLLSSARAHVAGAAVAWPALLPGTSRVELPTHAFERRRFWLDGVARTGDVLSAGIGPAGHALLGAAVDLAESGHHVRTGRISAAAQPWLAGHSVFDTTVLPASAFVDLALHVGERTGCPRVEELDLHAPLVLSGHDAVQVQVTVEPEDDTGRRRLGIHTRPEPGADGEPLPWLRHATGLLARSRPEPVAAEPWPPADAVPVDGVYDLLAERGYDYGPEFRGVTGMWRGGADLYAEVVLPDGLAATGHAIHPALLDAALHPLLVGGAGEGRVTMPFSWAGVELRASGATRLRVRLTPTGPDSLAVRATDLAGREVFSVEELTLRPVDVAALRARRPDPGVLYQLTWTPLPTGERDRLPDHHSLPAGRRNPLPDHRDPLPDHHSLPADHQVALLGDAEPSFATALGTPARHLDVAALLTAGAVPDTVFLPCPAADDGVDPATATHTAVERVLRELQDWLADDRFAGSHLVVVTTNAQAPRAGGRPARTDLAGAAVWGLVRTAQAEHPGRLTLLDLDGTPESDLAVPAVLRTAEPQLVIRAGEVLVNRLVRAGAPDPATAEPVFAPGGTVLITGGSGALAEVTARHLVEAHGVRRLLLVSRRGAEAPGVTELVAELAAHGADVGVAVGDVADRDEVAALLAAVPAEHPLTAVIHTAGVVDGGVVGALTPRSVHAVLRPKVDAAWHLHELTAHLDLGAFVLYSSVSGILGNPGQANYGAANSFLDALADVRRAAGLPVTSLAWGLWELPDGMAGALGHHDRARFAGSGIAPLSPEQGLAAFDDALAADLAVVAPVVLDMRALRSRARSGELDYVLRDVVDASPLRHAADRATTAPADVALAERLAPLGEADRRRVVRDVVAGCVAAVLGYGPGERVDPGRPFKDLGFDSLTAVELRNRLASATGLRLPATLVFDRPTPLALADHLLAAVAPGEPDHLAPLVAELDRLRARIDAAAVPADVRGELAARLRDLLRRLDGGPGDDAPITDAGDDEIFDLIDNKLGVTR; this comes from the coding sequence GTGAGCAACGAAGACAAGTTCCGCGACTACCTCAAGCGCGCCACCCAGGACCTGCGGCAGGCCCGGCGGCGGATCGGCGAGCTCGAAGCGGCGCAGCGCGAACCCGTCGCGGTCGTCGGGATGGCGTGCCGCTACCCCGGTGGCCTGGCCACCCCGGAGGACCTGTGGCGGCTGGTCGCGGACGAGGTCGACGCGGTCGGCCCGTTCCCGCGCGATCGGGGCTGGGACCTCGACGGGCTGTTCGACGACGACCCGGACGCGGTCGGGAGGTCGTACGTGCGGCAGGCGGGTTTCCTGGCCGACGCGGCCGGGTTCGACCACGGCCTGTTCGGGCTCAGCCCGCGTGAGGCGCTGGCGATGGACCCGCAGCAACGCCTGCTGCTGGAGACGACGTGGGAGGCGTTCGAACGGGCCGGCATCGCGCCGGACTCGGTGCGCGGCAGCGACACCGGCACGTTCGTCGGCGTGATGTACAACGACTACGCCTCACGCCTGTCCCCCGCTCCGGAGGGCTTCGAGGGCTACATCGCCAACGGCAGCCTCGGCAGCGTCGCGTCGGGCCGGATCGCTTACACGTTCGGGCTCGAAGGCCCGGCGGTCTCGGTGGACACGGCGTGCTCGTCGTCGCTGGTCGCGCTGCACCTGGCCGCGCAGTCGCTGCGACGGGGCGAGTGCTCGCTCGCGCTGGCCGGTGGCGTCGCCGTGATGTCCACGCCCAACACGTTCATCGAGTTCAGCCGTCAGCGCGGGCTTTCACCGGACGGTCGCTGCAAGGCGTTCTCGGACGCGGCGGACGGCACCGGTTGGGCTGAGGGCGTCGGTGTCCTGCTGCTGGAACGCCTGTCCGACGCCCAGCGCAACGGGCATCGAATCCTCGCCGTCATCCGGGGTTCGGCCATCAACCAGGACGGCGCGTCCAACGGACTCACCGCGCCCAATGGGCCGTCACAGGAGCGCGTCATCCGCCAGGCCCTGAACAACGCGGGACTCTCGGCCGGCGACGTCGACGCCGTCGAGGCGCACGGCACCGGGACGAGGTTGGGCGACCCGATCGAAGCGCAGGCGTTGTTGGCCACCTACGGCCAGGGTCGCGAAACACCGCTGTGGCTGGGGTCGCTGAAGTCCAACATCGGGCACGCGCAGGCGGCGGCCGGTGTCGGCGGCGTCATCAAGATGGTCATGGCCATGCGGCACGGGGTGCTGCCGCGCACGCTGCACGTCGACCGGCCGTCGACCCGGGTCGACTGGTCCGCGGGCGCGGTCTCGCTGCTCACCGAGGCCCGGTCCTGGCCCGCCGGTGAACGACCGCGGCGAGCCGCCGTGTCGTCGTTCGGCATCAGCGGCACCAACGCCCACGTCATCCTCGAAGAACCGCCCGCGGCCGAGGTGACCGAGCCGTTCGACGGCGTCGTGCCGCTGGTGCTCTCCGCCCCCGGCGCGGGTGGCCTGCGCGCCCAGGCCGAGCGCCTGCGGCGGTGGCTGGTCGAGCGGCCAGACGTCGACCACGCCGCCGTCGCGCGCGAATTGGTGTCCGGGCGTGCGACGTTCGAGCACCGCGCCGTGGTCGTCGGTGGGCGGGACGACCTGCTCGACGGCCTCGCGGCGCTCGCGGAGGGGCGTGAGGCCGCCGGTCTGGTGCGGGGGCGGGCGCCGGCCGGCCGGGCGAAGGCGGTGTTCGTCTTCCCGGGGCAGGGTTCCCAGTGGGTGGGCATGGCGCGGGGGCTGTGGGACGCGTCCGAGGTGTTCCGCGACCGGTTGACCGAGTGCGCGCGGGCGCTGGACCCGCACCTCGGCCGGGACCTGCTGGACGTGCTGCTGCACGACGGCGACCTGGACCGGGTGGACGTGGTGCAACCGGCCCTGTGGGCGGTGATGGTGTCGCTCGCCGAGGTCTGGCGGTCGTGCGGCGTCGTGCCGGACGCGGTGGTCGGCCACTCCCAGGGCGAGATCGCCGCCGCGTGCGCGGCCGGGGCGTTGTCCCTGGAGGACGGCGCGCGGGTCGTGGCACTGCGCAGCAGGGCCATCGCCGGGCTGGCCGGGTCGGGCGGCATGGCGTCCGTCGCGTTGCCGGTGAGCGAGGTGCGCGCCAGGATCGGCGACCTCGACGTCAGCGTGGCGGCCGTCAACGGGCCGACGTCCACCGTCGTGTCCGGGCCCACCGCGCCGCTGGAGGCGTTCCTGGGCGGCCTCGACGGCGTCCGGGTCCGGCGGGTGCCCGTCGACTACGCCTCGCACTCGTCCCAGGTCGACTCGCTGCGCCGGGAACTGCTCGACGCCCTGGCGCCGGTCGCGCCACGACCGTCCGCCACCGCGTTCTACTCCACCGTCACCGGCACGCCGGTCGACACCCGCGAGCTGGACGCCCGCTACTGGTTCCGCAACCTGCGCGAGCCCGTCGAGCTGGAGCGGACCACCCGCGCGCTGCTCGCCGACGGCTTCCGGGCGTTCGTCGAGGTGAGCCCGCACCCCGTGCTCGTGGTGGGGCTGGGCGAGACGTTCGAGGACGCGGACGTGCCCGCGGTCGCGGTGCCGACGCTGCGGCGCGACGAAGGCGGCCGGGACCGGCTGCTGCTCTCGTCGGCCCGGGCGCACGTGGCCGGTGCGGCGGTGGCGTGGCCGGCGCTGCTGCCCGGGACGAGCCGGGTGGAGCTGCCGACGCACGCCTTCGAGCGCCGCCGGTTCTGGCTGGACGGGGTGGCGCGGACCGGCGACGTGCTGTCGGCGGGGATCGGCCCGGCCGGCCACGCGCTGCTCGGCGCGGCCGTCGACCTCGCCGAGTCCGGGCACCACGTGCGCACCGGCCGGATCTCGGCCGCCGCGCAGCCGTGGCTGGCCGGGCACTCGGTGTTCGACACCACCGTGCTGCCCGCGTCCGCGTTCGTGGACCTGGCGCTGCACGTCGGCGAGCGCACCGGCTGCCCGCGGGTCGAGGAGCTGGACCTGCACGCGCCGCTGGTGCTCTCCGGGCACGACGCCGTGCAGGTCCAGGTCACCGTCGAGCCCGAGGACGACACCGGGCGGCGGCGGCTCGGCATCCACACCCGCCCCGAACCCGGGGCCGACGGGGAACCGCTCCCCTGGCTGCGCCACGCCACCGGCCTGCTGGCCCGCTCCCGGCCCGAGCCGGTCGCCGCCGAGCCGTGGCCACCGGCCGACGCCGTCCCGGTCGACGGGGTCTACGACCTGTTGGCCGAGCGCGGTTACGACTACGGGCCGGAGTTCCGGGGGGTGACCGGGATGTGGCGCGGCGGCGCGGACCTCTACGCCGAGGTGGTCCTGCCCGACGGACTGGCCGCGACCGGGCACGCGATCCACCCGGCGCTGCTGGACGCCGCGCTGCACCCGCTGCTGGTCGGTGGCGCCGGTGAGGGGCGGGTGACGATGCCGTTCAGCTGGGCGGGGGTCGAGCTGCGGGCTTCGGGGGCGACGCGCCTGCGGGTGCGCCTCACGCCCACCGGGCCGGACAGCCTCGCGGTGCGGGCGACGGACTTGGCGGGGCGGGAGGTGTTCTCGGTGGAGGAGCTGACCCTGCGGCCGGTCGACGTGGCCGCGCTGCGCGCCCGGCGCCCGGACCCCGGCGTGCTGTACCAGCTGACGTGGACCCCGCTGCCCACCGGCGAGCGCGACCGGCTGCCCGACCACCACTCGCTGCCCGCCGGCCGGCGCAACCCACTGCCCGACCACCGCGACCCACTGCCCGACCACCACTCGCTGCCCGCCGACCACCAAGTGGCGCTGCTGGGCGATGCCGAACCGTCGTTCGCGACCGCCCTCGGCACACCTGCCCGCCACCTCGACGTCGCCGCGCTGCTCACCGCCGGCGCGGTGCCGGACACGGTCTTCCTGCCCTGCCCCGCTGCCGACGACGGCGTGGACCCGGCGACCGCGACCCACACCGCCGTCGAACGCGTCCTGCGCGAACTCCAGGACTGGCTGGCCGACGACCGGTTCGCCGGAAGTCACCTGGTCGTGGTCACCACCAACGCGCAGGCGCCGCGCGCGGGCGGCCGACCGGCCAGGACGGACCTGGCGGGCGCGGCCGTCTGGGGGCTCGTCCGCACCGCGCAGGCCGAGCACCCCGGCCGGTTGACCCTGCTCGACCTGGACGGCACGCCGGAGTCCGACCTGGCCGTGCCCGCCGTGCTGCGCACCGCCGAACCGCAGCTGGTCATCCGGGCGGGCGAGGTGCTGGTGAACCGGCTGGTGCGGGCGGGCGCGCCGGACCCGGCCACCGCCGAACCGGTCTTCGCGCCCGGCGGCACCGTGCTGATCACCGGCGGCAGCGGGGCGTTGGCCGAGGTCACCGCGCGTCACCTGGTCGAGGCGCACGGGGTCCGGCGCCTGCTGCTCGTCAGCAGGCGCGGCGCGGAGGCGCCCGGGGTGACCGAGCTGGTGGCCGAGCTGGCCGCGCACGGCGCCGACGTCGGCGTCGCGGTCGGCGACGTGGCGGACCGGGACGAGGTGGCCGCGCTGCTCGCGGCGGTCCCGGCCGAGCACCCGCTGACGGCCGTCATCCACACCGCCGGAGTCGTGGACGGCGGGGTCGTCGGGGCGCTGACCCCGCGCAGCGTGCACGCCGTGCTGCGGCCGAAGGTGGACGCCGCCTGGCACCTGCACGAGCTGACCGCGCACCTGGACCTGGGCGCGTTCGTGCTCTACTCGTCGGTCTCCGGCATCCTGGGCAACCCCGGCCAGGCCAACTACGGCGCGGCCAACTCGTTCCTGGACGCGCTGGCGGACGTGCGCCGCGCGGCCGGGCTGCCGGTCACGTCGCTGGCCTGGGGGCTGTGGGAGCTGCCGGACGGCATGGCGGGCGCGCTCGGCCACCACGACCGCGCCCGGTTCGCGGGCTCCGGCATCGCGCCGCTGAGCCCGGAGCAGGGGCTGGCGGCGTTCGACGACGCGCTCGCCGCCGACCTGGCGGTGGTGGCCCCGGTCGTGCTGGACATGCGGGCGCTGCGCAGCCGGGCCCGGTCCGGCGAGCTGGACTACGTGCTCCGCGACGTGGTCGACGCGAGCCCGCTGCGGCACGCGGCGGACCGCGCCACCACCGCGCCCGCCGACGTGGCCTTGGCCGAACGGCTCGCACCGCTCGGTGAGGCCGACCGGCGGCGGGTCGTGCGGGACGTGGTGGCCGGCTGCGTCGCGGCGGTGCTCGGGTACGGGCCGGGCGAGCGGGTCGACCCCGGCCGGCCGTTCAAGGACCTGGGCTTCGACTCGCTGACCGCCGTCGAGCTGCGCAACCGGTTGGCCTCGGCCACCGGCCTGCGGCTGCCGGCGACGCTGGTGTTCGACCGACCGACGCCGCTCGCGCTGGCCGACCACCTGCTGGCGGCCGTGGCGCCGGGCGAGCCGGACCACCTCGCGCCGCTGGTCGCCGAGCTGGACCGGCTCCGGGCCCGGATCGACGCCGCCGCCGTGCCGGCCGACGTCCGCGGCGAGCTGGCCGCCCGGCTGCGCGACCTGCTGCGGCGGCTGGACGGCGGTCCGGGCGACGACGCGCCGATCACCGACGCCGGCGACGACGAGATCTTCGACCTGATCGACAACAAACTGGGCGTTACCAGGTGA